The following coding sequences are from one Capsicum annuum cultivar UCD-10X-F1 chromosome 3, UCD10Xv1.1, whole genome shotgun sequence window:
- the LOC107865291 gene encoding agamous-like MADS-box protein AGL62, giving the protein MGRQKIAIEKIVNKNRLKVTFSKRRGGLFKKENQISVLCGAQIAVIVKSPTGKIFLFGNPSVDSVIRQFENRGFGEDEFTAAGEKGELQNSNWWEDVYLENLGLEELKKCRVTMQVLKNNLLKKTNDYDHSGVVNSYDDVLISNLTLDQFGGLPVCHYDRSN; this is encoded by the coding sequence ATGGGTCGTCAAAAGATTGCAATAGAAAAGATAGTAAACAAGAACAGGTTGAAGGTTACCTTCTCGAAACGGCGAGGAGGATTGTTCAAGAAAGAGAATCAAATTAGTGtattatgcggtgcccaaatcgcGGTCATCGTCAAATCTCCGACCGGTAAAATATTTTTGTTCGGAAATCCTTCTGTTGATTCTGTTATTCGTCAATTTGAAAATAGGGGTTTCGGCGAAGATGAGTTCACTGCCGCTGGTGAAAAGGGAGAACTGCAGAATTCTAATTGGTGGGAAGATGTGTATTTGGAGAATTTAGGGTTAGAAGAACTCAAAAAATGTAGGGTGACAATGCAAGTTTTAAAGAACAATTTATTGAAAAAGACCAATGATTATGATCATTCGGGCGTGGTGAATTCTTATGATGATGTTTTGATTTCCAATCTCACTTTGGATCAATTTGGAGGCCTTCCTGTTTGTCATTATGATCGATCAAACTAA